The Naumovozyma dairenensis CBS 421 chromosome 1, complete genome genome includes a region encoding these proteins:
- the COA4 gene encoding Coa4p (similar to Saccharomyces cerevisiae YLR218C; ancestral locus Anc_7.311), with protein MSNEKEQGRPNYYEQAKEEYKELAEDEDPDVWDKRINATGCYIENLALQLCHADTNDWRQCFKEMEMFKKCWQKNGNLERVPTVDVPGFSTFPKK; from the coding sequence atgagtAACGAGAAAGAACAAGGGCGCCCTAACTATTATGAGCAGGCAAAAGAAGAGTACAAGGAACTAGCGGAAGATGAAGATCCAGACGTTTGGGATAAAAGAATAAACGCCACGGGTTGTTATATTGAGAATCTTGCTTTACAATTATGCCATGCAGATACGAATGATTGGCGTCAATGCTTCAAAGAGATGGAAATGTTCAAAAAGTGCTGGCAGAAAAATGGGAATCTTGAAAGAGTGCCAACTGTTGATGTTCCTGGTTTCTCAACGTTCCCTAAAAAATGA